One Clarias gariepinus isolate MV-2021 ecotype Netherlands chromosome 18, CGAR_prim_01v2, whole genome shotgun sequence genomic window carries:
- the LOC128506571 gene encoding transformer-2 protein homolog alpha-like isoform X2 has product MSDNEKEFVVKEESRSRSVSPRGSVKSNSNSPGRSKDGSHRSRSRSKSRSRSRSKSRSRSRSHRSSRRHHSRSRSRRRHSRSRSYSREYRRSRSHSPMSNRRRHVGNRVQSSLSSAFARDTDHTTRPQLSHSGSIKANPEPNCCLGVFGLSLYTTERDLREVFSKYGPLASVTIVYDQQSRRSRGFAFVYFENREDSKEAKEQANGMELDGRRIRVDFSITKRPHTPTPGIYMGRPTYGGGGGGGGGGGGGERRPSTSSSRSRDYYDRGYDRGYDRGYDRYDDREYYKSYRRRSPSPYYSRGGYRSRSRSRSYSPRRY; this is encoded by the exons ATGAGCGACAACGAGAAGGAGTTTGTGGTAAAA GAGGAGTCCCGCTCTCGGAGTGTGAGTCCCAGAGGCTCTGTGAAGTCGAACAGCAACTCTCCAGGAAGATCTAAGGATGGCTCCCACCGCTCTCGCTCCAGGTCCAAGTCCCGGTCCAGGTCCAGGTCAAAGTCGAGGTCTAG GTCTCGTTCTCATCGGAGCTCTCGTCGCCATCACTCCCGTTCCCGTTCTCGAAGGCGCCACTCACGCAGTCGGTCATACAGCCGCGAGTACCGTCGCAGCCGCAGCCACTCGCCTATGTCCAATCGCAGGCGGCACGTCGGCAACCGGGTACAAAGCTCATTGAGCTCTGCGTTTGCACGAGACACAGATCATACCACACGTCCTCAGCTCTCTCACTCTGGCTCcataaaa GCAAACCCTGAACCCAACTGTTGCCTGGGTGTGTTCGGCCTGAGCCTGTACACCACCGAGCGAGACCTGAGAGAAGTGTTCTCTAAATACGGCCCTCTTGCCAGCGTCACCATAGTCTACGACCAGCAGTCTCGCCGCTCACGTGGCTTTGCCTTTGTCTACTTTGAGAACAGGGAGGATTCCAAAGAG GCTAAGGAGCAGGCTAATGGCATGGAGTTGGATGGTCGGCGTATAAGAGTGGACTTTTCCATTACAAAGAGACCACACACCCCTACACCTGGCATTTACATGGGCCGGCCCACCTA tggtggtggtggaggaggaggtggtggaggaggaggaggtgaaaGAAGACCCAGTACATCCTCCAGCCGTTCCAGAGACTATTATGATCGCGGCTATGACCGTGGCTATGATCGAGGGTATGACCGCTACGATGACCGGGAATACTACAAATCCTACAG GCGCAGGTCTCCTTCACCCTACTACAGTCGTGGAGGATACAGATCCCGGTCCCGCTCACGATCCTACTCTCCAC ggcgCTACTGA
- the LOC128506571 gene encoding transformer-2 protein homolog beta-like isoform X1, producing MVGSGSVSVVLILFGFMQEESRSRSVSPRGSVKSNSNSPGRSKDGSHRSRSRSKSRSRSRSKSRSRSRSHRSSRRHHSRSRSRRRHSRSRSYSREYRRSRSHSPMSNRRRHVGNRVQSSLSSAFARDTDHTTRPQLSHSGSIKANPEPNCCLGVFGLSLYTTERDLREVFSKYGPLASVTIVYDQQSRRSRGFAFVYFENREDSKEAKEQANGMELDGRRIRVDFSITKRPHTPTPGIYMGRPTYGGGGGGGGGGGGGERRPSTSSSRSRDYYDRGYDRGYDRGYDRYDDREYYKSYRRRSPSPYYSRGGYRSRSRSRSYSPRRY from the exons ATGGTAGGTTCTGGCTCTGTTTCTGTTGTGCTCATTTTGTTTGGGTTCATGCAGGAGGAGTCCCGCTCTCGGAGTGTGAGTCCCAGAGGCTCTGTGAAGTCGAACAGCAACTCTCCAGGAAGATCTAAGGATGGCTCCCACCGCTCTCGCTCCAGGTCCAAGTCCCGGTCCAGGTCCAGGTCAAAGTCGAGGTCTAG GTCTCGTTCTCATCGGAGCTCTCGTCGCCATCACTCCCGTTCCCGTTCTCGAAGGCGCCACTCACGCAGTCGGTCATACAGCCGCGAGTACCGTCGCAGCCGCAGCCACTCGCCTATGTCCAATCGCAGGCGGCACGTCGGCAACCGGGTACAAAGCTCATTGAGCTCTGCGTTTGCACGAGACACAGATCATACCACACGTCCTCAGCTCTCTCACTCTGGCTCcataaaa GCAAACCCTGAACCCAACTGTTGCCTGGGTGTGTTCGGCCTGAGCCTGTACACCACCGAGCGAGACCTGAGAGAAGTGTTCTCTAAATACGGCCCTCTTGCCAGCGTCACCATAGTCTACGACCAGCAGTCTCGCCGCTCACGTGGCTTTGCCTTTGTCTACTTTGAGAACAGGGAGGATTCCAAAGAG GCTAAGGAGCAGGCTAATGGCATGGAGTTGGATGGTCGGCGTATAAGAGTGGACTTTTCCATTACAAAGAGACCACACACCCCTACACCTGGCATTTACATGGGCCGGCCCACCTA tggtggtggtggaggaggaggtggtggaggaggaggaggtgaaaGAAGACCCAGTACATCCTCCAGCCGTTCCAGAGACTATTATGATCGCGGCTATGACCGTGGCTATGATCGAGGGTATGACCGCTACGATGACCGGGAATACTACAAATCCTACAG GCGCAGGTCTCCTTCACCCTACTACAGTCGTGGAGGATACAGATCCCGGTCCCGCTCACGATCCTACTCTCCAC ggcgCTACTGA
- the LOC128506571 gene encoding transformer-2 protein homolog beta-like isoform X3, whose translation MVGSGSVSVVLILFGFMQEESRSRSVSPRGSVKSNSNSPGRSKDGSHRSRSRSKSRSRSRSKSRSRSRSHRSSRRHHSRSRSRRRHSRSRSYSREYRRSRSHSPMSNRRRHVGNRANPEPNCCLGVFGLSLYTTERDLREVFSKYGPLASVTIVYDQQSRRSRGFAFVYFENREDSKEAKEQANGMELDGRRIRVDFSITKRPHTPTPGIYMGRPTYGGGGGGGGGGGGGERRPSTSSSRSRDYYDRGYDRGYDRGYDRYDDREYYKSYRRRSPSPYYSRGGYRSRSRSRSYSPRRY comes from the exons ATGGTAGGTTCTGGCTCTGTTTCTGTTGTGCTCATTTTGTTTGGGTTCATGCAGGAGGAGTCCCGCTCTCGGAGTGTGAGTCCCAGAGGCTCTGTGAAGTCGAACAGCAACTCTCCAGGAAGATCTAAGGATGGCTCCCACCGCTCTCGCTCCAGGTCCAAGTCCCGGTCCAGGTCCAGGTCAAAGTCGAGGTCTAG GTCTCGTTCTCATCGGAGCTCTCGTCGCCATCACTCCCGTTCCCGTTCTCGAAGGCGCCACTCACGCAGTCGGTCATACAGCCGCGAGTACCGTCGCAGCCGCAGCCACTCGCCTATGTCCAATCGCAGGCGGCACGTCGGCAACCGG GCAAACCCTGAACCCAACTGTTGCCTGGGTGTGTTCGGCCTGAGCCTGTACACCACCGAGCGAGACCTGAGAGAAGTGTTCTCTAAATACGGCCCTCTTGCCAGCGTCACCATAGTCTACGACCAGCAGTCTCGCCGCTCACGTGGCTTTGCCTTTGTCTACTTTGAGAACAGGGAGGATTCCAAAGAG GCTAAGGAGCAGGCTAATGGCATGGAGTTGGATGGTCGGCGTATAAGAGTGGACTTTTCCATTACAAAGAGACCACACACCCCTACACCTGGCATTTACATGGGCCGGCCCACCTA tggtggtggtggaggaggaggtggtggaggaggaggaggtgaaaGAAGACCCAGTACATCCTCCAGCCGTTCCAGAGACTATTATGATCGCGGCTATGACCGTGGCTATGATCGAGGGTATGACCGCTACGATGACCGGGAATACTACAAATCCTACAG GCGCAGGTCTCCTTCACCCTACTACAGTCGTGGAGGATACAGATCCCGGTCCCGCTCACGATCCTACTCTCCAC ggcgCTACTGA
- the LOC128506571 gene encoding transformer-2 protein homolog alpha-like isoform X4 — protein MSNRRRHVGNRVQSSLSSAFARDTDHTTRPQLSHSGSIKANPEPNCCLGVFGLSLYTTERDLREVFSKYGPLASVTIVYDQQSRRSRGFAFVYFENREDSKEAKEQANGMELDGRRIRVDFSITKRPHTPTPGIYMGRPTYGGGGGGGGGGGGGERRPSTSSSRSRDYYDRGYDRGYDRGYDRYDDREYYKSYRRRSPSPYYSRGGYRSRSRSRSYSPRRY, from the exons ATGTCCAATCGCAGGCGGCACGTCGGCAACCGGGTACAAAGCTCATTGAGCTCTGCGTTTGCACGAGACACAGATCATACCACACGTCCTCAGCTCTCTCACTCTGGCTCcataaaa GCAAACCCTGAACCCAACTGTTGCCTGGGTGTGTTCGGCCTGAGCCTGTACACCACCGAGCGAGACCTGAGAGAAGTGTTCTCTAAATACGGCCCTCTTGCCAGCGTCACCATAGTCTACGACCAGCAGTCTCGCCGCTCACGTGGCTTTGCCTTTGTCTACTTTGAGAACAGGGAGGATTCCAAAGAG GCTAAGGAGCAGGCTAATGGCATGGAGTTGGATGGTCGGCGTATAAGAGTGGACTTTTCCATTACAAAGAGACCACACACCCCTACACCTGGCATTTACATGGGCCGGCCCACCTA tggtggtggtggaggaggaggtggtggaggaggaggaggtgaaaGAAGACCCAGTACATCCTCCAGCCGTTCCAGAGACTATTATGATCGCGGCTATGACCGTGGCTATGATCGAGGGTATGACCGCTACGATGACCGGGAATACTACAAATCCTACAG GCGCAGGTCTCCTTCACCCTACTACAGTCGTGGAGGATACAGATCCCGGTCCCGCTCACGATCCTACTCTCCAC ggcgCTACTGA